The Rhizoctonia solani chromosome 13, complete sequence nucleotide sequence GAATCGAAGCAACACGAACGGCTGCAACAGCATCTTGACGAACGATATACAGAGCTGCAAGGATACGGTCCCTACGCTCCTTGCCGAGTGCCTCAGTGAGCGCACGCCGCGAGCTCTCGGCCGCGGTAGTATCGAtagcttcctcttcgtcctcttcgATTTCTGCTTTTCCGCTGATACCGGACACACGGAAGAGTAGTTCTCCGACAAGAGTGATGGAAGAGTGCTACAAGGGCCTTGTTAAAAAGTATTGATGGGCGATGAGGTATGACTTACCCTAATGCGCCAACCAGAATCAAACATGCCTTTCTCGAGCTCTGGAAGAAGCAAATCGATGGCTTTGGAGCTGTAGTTAGTCACAATCATTCGACCGGCCTTCATTGATGCTGAGCGAACGCTTTCTTCCGAGTCTGCCAATCCACTGAGAATCGGTGGAATAATACGCGATAGATGAGGGGTGAATCGATGGCCAAATGTCGCAGGAAGATACACAAGCAAGGACATAAATCCTTCGCGAACATAGGGCCTTGGGCTGCTAATACTGGCAATAACTTCAGGCAGCAAACCTTCCATGCGCTCCATACCAAGGCCGGAAAGCACCTCTGAGAGACCTTGAGCAGCACCCTGCCTATCAACACCAGATGTATCGGTTTTAAGTGTCTGTAAGAGATTCTCGACCATATCAGGGAAATTGGCCTCTCCAAGACGCTCGATCAGAGTTCCAAGCGCTTTCGCGGCCGTTGCTCGTGCTTCGGGTACAGGATCGACCAAAACGATATGGACAAGTGGCATTAGTTGTGATAGGTATGGAATAAATCCTTTGAATCGGTCAAAGAGGATAAATTGCCAACGATTTGACAGCTCGTTTAGTGTCAGATGAGCGCTCTTTAGTCCTCGAACGATAATGGGTATCAGCTGCAAAACCAGTTAAAAAAAGGAGAGCAGAGCGACCAAATATTTCGCTCACCAAAGCCAGCGATGGAGAGTCAATATAATGAACAAACGAAGTTTTCAGTAGATTGGTCAATGCATTCGAAGTTTTGTCGGGGTCCACCATAGCCTTGAGTAGTGTAGGCACCAATGACTGAATTTCAGGGTTGTTGATAACTTCTCCGAACTGCTTCAAGCTTTGTAAGCTGGGGAATGACTGTAGGTAGCGAAACGGACAACTGCTTCGGAGCACAGTAAGCCATGGATCCAAGCAATTCGATAGACCTTTTTTCGTCCGCCACTGCTTTTCCTCGAGTGTTTCCAATAGTGTAGGCAAGATTAATTTGACACCATAACCGGACATGTTCGCCATAATAACTTTCGAAGCATCGATTGTTGCCTCTCGAACATCTGGCGTTCCATCTCCAAAGGCTCCAAGAAGTAATGGAAGAATAAGTGGAATGTATGGCTCAAACAGTCTTCCCAGTGTGGCTGAAAGCGTTTCAAAGACAAAGACTGCTCCTTGGCGAGCCTCAAACCGCTTCTTGTCATCCATCGCACGCCGCAATCGACCAACGATATCAAACTCTTTAAATCCAATGATTCCTCGCCCTTTAAGTACTCAGCGAGCCCATAGGCAGCTCCTCGCCGTTGGGCGTATTTAGCCCCGTTGACAAGTTCGTCAAAGAGCTGATCAACGAGCTTAGGTAGCCTTGCTTTCATAAGTTTGACCAAGCCAGGCAAGCAATCTGCTACAGCAATTTGAACAACCTCTGATGGTGTTTTGAGTGCCTCCACCAACGACGACGACTTGAGGTACCCGGGGGTCGGAGGCTTCCAAGTGACCTGCGTGCCGTCCAAATAGAACAACCACAGCCTCGGATATTATCGCTTGTATCTGTTCCACTCGATGGGCTTGACAGGTATTTCTCGAACATCTCAATCATTCTTGAAGTTTTTTGTCGCCATGGAGGTCTATACCTGCGTCTAGCATGTTTCTCCGAACGGCGGCATGGCGATCGCCCAAAGCCTCATCCTTGATCAAGAACTCGAAGAAAGGTACGACCTCTGTTTCAGTGAAGTAAGGTGCGAGGTGCCGGAAGGTGTTCGCAATTGCAGCTCGCGCTGGCCAGGGATCGGCCCTATCCAAACTCGATTCGATGACCATACCCTGGGCATATTTGTGAGGCCAAATCAAGGTTGTGTGTAAGTAATAACTTACGTATTCGTCAAATTCTGGAGCAAGGATCTTGGCCTATTTATGGTCGAGATTAAGTGGGCCGTAACAAAATCAAATCAATAACTCTACCTTTTCGCGATAGAATTCCTCAGGGTCAACATCAATTGGGGTAATGTTTCTGGGAGCGTGGACACAGACTCTGCAATAGCTTCCCCAGCTGCGGTGCGCACATACTTATTTTCATGATCTACAAGTGCTTTAAATTAGTGCGGATTATGAACCATAATTGTTTCGCACCTAGGAAAGGCAGGAGTTCTGTTATGTAGCCACTTGGAATATCTAATCCATTCTTCCCAAAGATGACGAGCAAGACGGGCGTTTTGTTCGTCTTCATCATGGCAAGCAATCCAGATTTCGGGAGACCAATCCAATTCCGTTAGATCGAACGGCTGTATCATTCGAGGTGAGCGGTGTACACAGTCCCAGAAAAATGCTTAGTTTACCTGTAGAGCTTGTAAGCACGCATTTCGAACATAAGCCTCTTGCGCAAGGGTGCTCCGTAGTAAAACATTAGTTTCCTCTTCTGTGACGTTAGCAGAGATGGATTGTCCCAAGTCAACAAGAGCCGACACTGCGTTCTTAGCGATCTTCGGCACAGTCCCAATAATATGAATGAGGCTACGAGCCGCCTCTATACGTGGGTACGCAGGATCGGAAACTGGAAACAATTAAAACCTCGCTGTAGACAACTAGCCGCAGACTCACACTCTCCACAATGGAATTGAATGATATCCATAGCTAAACTAACTTGTTCGAGTGCTTCCTCCGGAGTTGCAGTCGAAATACCCCCTGAACGGATAACATGGTCGATGAATGGAGACGTATATGCGTATGTTGATGGATCGAAAGGGGCCTTTTCGGATAAAGAGCGAAGTCGATAAAGTACTCGAACAATAAGACCTGGTCCAAAAGGTTATCAATACATGCCACGGCATAACTCTACATGCATACCAGCAAGTGGCTCCAACTTGAGTTCTTCAGGCACGTCGGGAACATCAAAAACACGCAAGGTCGCAACCCCAATCCACCTCTTGAAAACATCCAACCGGTCTGAACACATGTTTGCCAGGTCCTAGAAAAATGATAATTAGTAGCAAGCATCAAACATGACCAGATTGGTTACCAAGTACGTCTCAAAAGCTTCACCTCCTACAAGGGAGCTTCCTTTCTTCAACGCGCCGTCCAATAAAAGCTTCGCAATACTAGCAACATGGACGCTCAGTTCAGGGACACCAGCAGCAACAAGGCTCTTGATTAATGCCAGACCGCGCAACATGTCATCTTTCACGCGCTGAACATTCGAGCGGGTGGTATCTTCTTTTTCTAGCTGGCATTAACTTGGCTTGCTCCTGTTTCGACAGGCTTTGGTTGCCGCTCCCTTCTTATTCTCGAGAGTTTTGCGCAGTTCGGCTTCCCACTTTTCTATATCCGCATCCTTGCTCTTGTTATTCAGCACCGGCCCCTTTTTGTTCGCAAGGACTACCCGGCGTTAGAGTCGTCCTAATTATTTTTGAAAAGAATGCTCACCGTCATGGAACATAGTCCCCTTCGGAGTCCTCCAAATTGCAAAGTCCACCGCGCCTAGTGCCTCGACCTGAGATGGAGCCAAGGACTGCCGAATCTCACTGATCACGTGTGGAAGTACGATCGAGGGAGCAATAAAGACGATGGAGCTAAGCGCACGATATGCACTCTTTGTAGTTTCTTCGGACTTGAAACACGGTCAGATCGTTTGACAATAGAATAGATCAATACTCACATGCTCCCCCTGCTTCAGCAAAACAAGCTCCAAAAGTCGGTCTACCTTTCTCGTCACCAGAATATGAGGGTCCAATTTAGCGCGTAAGCAAAGATCTACCAGAGCTGTCGCTGGGGGGAGGCTAAACAGTGGTTTATCAGTTACTCTGATGGATTTCCTCCCGGCCAAACCACTCACAAACAGCATCCCGATGAGCAACTCCCACCATCTCGACCACCAGATCGCCCCTCAATGGCTCTTCGACATGTTC carries:
- a CDS encoding translational activator gcn1, producing MSKAEIHSWVSTAQHEDASDDGQETVDVASVAINEEEDWAHFMVIAQRRLLGDGTLLAHFFSSLSYPLSPALFTRVLTPAINATKSTNPVARSGSIQVVKSLLAPSTPKPQLPGSPPNTSPTTNSEEIHAQNIQAARDLILVPLQTAKTTSADHRATLGAISSALPKSQGKTIDVLSSVVPGVAKDGKEDGWPPVGALLKRDTKRSGHALTKEMGSSKIPVRRAACGGCRNALWELASQNESWTPAAASCLVALSPAFENNLKTASATPLNLPAGPLEGYVAAIGFAKGGKDGIGMSFSNTGYRFVTPCGGFSIEEPSTHWDCWYCCQTLVFALGQGLGKVNDPVEEIWLLRAAIATLEWFEESNAKKAEGVNNAKKAEGVKSALGGIFVYCAVRSTHHNTRRLALENLSKLSQRFPKSVIPLVVEAIVAATETKPKAAPTTSTRRHPLQPQSLQPPSDEGPQNTSRPNPITILQAKLSALLASITPSAEHVEEPLRGDLVVEMVGVAHRDAVSTALVDLCLRAKLDPHILVTRKVDRLLELVLLKQGEHSEETTKSAYRALSSIVFIAPSIVLPHVISEIRQSLAPSQVEALGAVDFAIWRTPKGTMFHDVLANKKGPVLNNKSKDADIEKWEAELRKTLENKKGAATKACRNRSKPNDMLRGLALIKSLVAAGVPELSVHVASIAKLLLDGALKKGSSLVGGEAFETYLDLANMCSDRLDVFKRWIGVATLRVFDVPDVPEELKLEPLAGLIVRVLYRLRSLSEKAPFDPSTYAYTSPFIDHVIRSGGISTATPEEALEQVSLAMDIIQFHCGEFSDPAYPRIEAARSLIHIIGTVPKIAKNAVSALVDLGQSISANVTEEETNVLLRSTLAQEAYVRNACLQALQPFDLTELDWSPEIWIACHDEDEQNARLARHLWEEWIRYSKWLHNRTPAFPRVCVHAPRNITPIDVDPEEFYREKAKILAPEFDEYGMVIESSLDRADPWPARAAIANTFRHLAPYFTETEVVPFFEFLIKDEALGDRHAAVRRNMLDAGRGIIGFKEFDIVGRLRRAMDDKKRFEARQGAVFVFETLSATLGRLFEPYIPLILPLLLGAFGDGTPDVREATIDASKVIMANMSGYGVKLILPTLLETLEEKQWRTKKGLSNCLDPWLTVLRSSCPFRYLQSFPSLQSLKQFGEVINNPEIQSLVPTLLKAMVDPDKTSNALTNLLKTSFVHYIDSPSLALLIPIIVRGLKSAHLTLNELSNRWQFILFDRFKGFIPYLSQLMPLVHIVLVDPVPEARATAAKALGTLIERLGEANFPDMVENLLQTLKTDTSGVDRQGAAQGLSEVLSGLGMERMEGLLPEVIASISSPRPYVREGFMSLLVYLPATFGHRFTPHLSRIIPPILSGLADSEESVRSASMKAGRMIVTNYSSKAIDLLLPELEKGMFDSGWRIRHSSITLVGELLFRVSGISGKAEIEEDEEEAIDTTAAESSRRALTEALGKERRDRILAALYIVRQDAVAAVRVASIHIWKALVANTPRTVRDLLPTLIDQIVNLLASPDSDQRETAGRTIAELCRKLGEKILGEIVPLLRTAATSPNPATREGVCLVLTEIMLNTTESQREGHEAEITAAVRVSLVDSEPAVRAAAAQAFDVLQEHLGAQAIDQTIPTLLEALRDSSDSSGTALQALKEVMMVNYNPKMLRLFINNTYRSELQLYSLFHSSKRLTALVKSLETEKDEETREAVSEATTALLASISDAEGLNTLMMLLLSWVKHDSPRRRISALEFFGIFCKNTELDFEIYRVDWIRVLVPMLDDSDESVIEPAWNALDEFVKSLGKDDLEGLSVPLRRALESTGAPGRYVPGLGLPKGLSPLLPIIFAGLTTGNSEQREQSAYAIGDLVTRTEESALKPFTTQLTGPLIRVITQATTYPPAVKSAIFESRLR